A genomic stretch from Spirochaetota bacterium includes:
- a CDS encoding CTP synthase translates to MKLDRTKYIFVTGGVCSSLGKGVSTASVGLLLKSMGYKVNIVKVDPYLNVDAGTMSPYQHGEVYVTFDGGETDLDLGTYERFLNQRMYKTSSITAGKVYQNVIEKERRGDYLGQTVQVIPHVTNEIKELIRTAEDVEGGKVDILLVEVGGTVGDIESIPFIEAIRQFIIDVGRRNCLFIHVTLLPYLHSSDEIKTKPTQHSVAKLRELGIQPDILICRADKDFSKNEIKKIALFSNVEEKAVIKSLNVSTIYEVPLSYMEQELDKTICDYLSIPYTHPELSSLQKKIDIFKSIDEEVTIAIVGKYVSLRDSYKSIYEALFHAGIDNKVKVKTLNIESDKVSEDELYSILSKADGILVPGGFGKRGIEGKILSVKYARENNIPFLGICLGMQIMSIEFARNVLGLTEANSMEFDSKTSHPVISMLDEQKRVVMKGGTMRLGAQKVIIKPNTIAYQSYGQQEAYERHRHRYEFNPEYIPSFEDNDIEFSGFSEKGLVEIIENKSNAFMVGVQFHPEFQSSIFSPNPIFKTFVKSVIENA, encoded by the coding sequence ATGAAGTTAGACCGAACGAAATATATTTTCGTGACAGGAGGTGTTTGCTCGTCTCTTGGTAAGGGAGTAAGCACTGCATCGGTAGGTCTTCTACTCAAGAGTATGGGATACAAAGTAAATATTGTCAAGGTAGACCCATACCTCAATGTAGATGCAGGAACAATGAGTCCTTACCAGCACGGAGAGGTCTATGTAACATTTGATGGCGGTGAAACTGATCTTGATTTAGGAACTTACGAACGATTTCTCAACCAGAGAATGTATAAAACAAGTTCAATAACCGCAGGAAAAGTATATCAGAATGTGATAGAAAAAGAAAGAAGGGGAGATTACCTTGGTCAAACGGTCCAAGTAATACCCCATGTTACCAACGAAATAAAAGAACTGATAAGGACGGCAGAAGACGTTGAAGGTGGCAAGGTAGATATATTACTCGTTGAAGTTGGAGGAACTGTCGGAGACATAGAGAGTATACCTTTTATTGAGGCGATAAGACAGTTTATTATTGATGTTGGAAGGCGTAATTGTCTTTTCATACATGTTACTCTACTACCATACTTACATTCTTCAGACGAGATAAAAACAAAACCTACGCAGCACTCAGTAGCAAAACTACGGGAACTTGGAATACAACCTGACATACTTATATGCAGAGCAGATAAGGATTTCTCAAAGAATGAGATCAAAAAAATAGCATTGTTTTCCAATGTTGAGGAGAAGGCCGTTATCAAATCTCTTAATGTTTCAACGATATACGAGGTTCCGCTATCATACATGGAACAAGAGTTAGACAAAACAATATGCGATTACCTCTCTATCCCTTATACTCATCCTGAACTTTCATCACTACAAAAGAAAATAGACATATTCAAATCAATAGATGAAGAGGTTACAATTGCAATAGTCGGCAAATATGTTAGTTTGAGAGATTCTTACAAAAGCATATACGAAGCATTATTTCACGCAGGAATAGATAATAAAGTAAAGGTAAAAACACTTAATATTGAGTCAGACAAGGTATCGGAAGATGAATTGTATAGTATCCTGTCAAAGGCTGATGGGATACTAGTTCCAGGAGGTTTTGGTAAAAGAGGAATAGAAGGTAAAATACTATCAGTAAAGTATGCTAGGGAAAACAACATTCCCTTTCTCGGAATATGTCTCGGAATGCAGATCATGTCAATTGAGTTTGCTAGGAATGTATTAGGACTTACTGAAGCAAATAGTATGGAGTTTGATAGTAAGACATCACACCCTGTCATATCAATGCTTGATGAACAGAAAAGAGTAGTTATGAAAGGTGGAACAATGAGACTAGGAGCACAAAAAGTTATTATCAAACCGAACACAATCGCTTACCAGAGTTATGGACAACAAGAAGCATATGAAAGACATAGACACAGGTATGAGTTCAACCCCGAGTATATACCTTCGTTTGAAGATAACGATATTGAGTTTTCAGGTTTTAGCGAAAAGGGACTGGTAGAGATAATAGAGAATAAATCAAACGCATTTATGGTAGGCGTTCAATTCCATCCCGAGTTTCAATCATCTATCTTCTCTCCTAACCCTATATTCAAAACGTTCGTAAAATCCGTGATTGAAAATGCTTAG
- the ptsP gene encoding phosphoenolpyruvate--protein phosphotransferase → MVELKGVSISKGISIGRAYLIEPVSIGFQIEKIHPEEIKKETQIFLSAVEKTEEDIEKIYSSSKGSVRELKVFFLNIIKDNTIITRIVNSIANEKISAKSAIFKTMDIIENQFKTLPNFPQEKMQDIISVFYRLIKNVEEVKSGLKTNRKTELEDEEKIEDHILVGVEIDPTQLLEILQTKNIKGIVLEKGGSASHASVIAHQHGIPAIFAVKDLMKNTREDDIILINANEGRIIVNPDSKTLSHFRIEKIKFETYREQLLDILDKPTKTIDNKKCYIMLNISEPYEVSDENTRYYDGVGLFRTEFIVLNKGRFLSEDEQVEIYTSVAEKFAGKPVIIRLLDIGGDKVFEKNLSESKPALGWRSIRILFSRKEELLKQIRAIIKSNVYKNLKILVPMVSSLEEVRKIRHYFTVALEQLHNENNKVNGDVPIGIMVEIPSVAVMIKEFLKESDFISIGTNDLTQYMLGVDRNNETIAEYYEPLNPSVLKLVHHCIHLANKMGKFVSVCGEIAGDPKYTRLLLGMGLSTFSMPQESAPFVKNIIVNTHSMELINLLQKVKEALTPKEVKKIIEEDYLEFQRRIGTPIMS, encoded by the coding sequence ATGGTAGAATTGAAGGGTGTTTCAATATCAAAAGGAATAAGTATAGGTAGGGCTTACCTAATAGAACCAGTCAGCATAGGGTTTCAGATTGAGAAAATACATCCTGAAGAGATCAAAAAAGAGACACAGATATTTCTATCTGCAGTTGAGAAAACTGAAGAAGACATAGAGAAGATATATTCAAGTTCCAAAGGTTCTGTTAGAGAGTTGAAGGTATTTTTTCTGAATATAATTAAGGACAATACAATAATTACCAGAATTGTTAATTCTATTGCGAATGAAAAGATAAGCGCCAAATCTGCCATATTCAAGACTATGGACATCATAGAAAATCAGTTTAAGACATTACCTAACTTTCCCCAAGAGAAGATGCAAGACATAATATCAGTGTTCTACAGACTAATAAAGAATGTTGAGGAGGTAAAATCTGGACTTAAAACTAATAGAAAGACAGAATTAGAAGATGAAGAGAAGATAGAGGATCACATCCTCGTGGGCGTTGAAATAGACCCTACTCAACTTCTTGAAATACTACAAACCAAGAATATAAAAGGTATAGTGCTAGAAAAAGGAGGTAGTGCTTCACACGCTTCGGTAATAGCACATCAACACGGAATACCTGCTATCTTTGCAGTCAAGGATCTGATGAAAAACACTAGGGAAGATGATATAATACTCATCAACGCTAATGAAGGCAGAATTATAGTAAATCCTGATAGTAAGACATTGTCTCACTTTAGAATTGAAAAGATAAAGTTTGAAACATACAGAGAGCAATTGCTTGACATCCTTGATAAACCAACAAAAACAATAGACAACAAGAAGTGTTATATTATGTTAAACATATCTGAACCCTACGAGGTAAGTGATGAAAACACTAGATACTACGATGGAGTTGGACTTTTTAGAACAGAATTTATTGTTTTGAATAAAGGTAGGTTTCTGTCTGAAGATGAGCAAGTAGAGATATACACATCCGTCGCCGAAAAGTTCGCAGGAAAACCTGTCATAATAAGACTTCTAGATATAGGTGGTGATAAAGTTTTTGAGAAAAACCTTAGTGAATCAAAACCTGCTCTTGGCTGGAGGTCAATAAGGATTCTGTTTAGCCGCAAAGAGGAATTATTAAAACAAATTAGGGCAATCATAAAAAGCAACGTATATAAAAACCTTAAGATACTCGTTCCAATGGTCTCATCACTTGAAGAAGTTAGGAAGATAAGACACTACTTTACTGTCGCTTTGGAACAATTACACAATGAAAATAACAAGGTAAACGGCGATGTGCCAATAGGTATAATGGTTGAGATACCTTCCGTTGCAGTCATGATAAAGGAATTTCTTAAAGAAAGTGATTTCATAAGCATAGGAACCAACGATCTTACACAATACATGCTAGGAGTGGATAGAAATAACGAAACTATAGCAGAATACTACGAACCGCTAAACCCATCAGTTTTGAAACTCGTTCATCACTGTATTCATCTTGCAAATAAGATGGGAAAGTTTGTTTCCGTATGTGGTGAGATAGCAGGAGACCCAAAATACACTAGACTGCTACTCGGTATGGGCTTATCAACATTTAGTATGCCACAGGAGTCTGCTCCTTTCGTTAAAAACATAATAGTAAATACACATTCAATGGAACTAATCAATTTGCTACAAAAAGTAAAAGAAGCACTGACTCCTAAAGAAGTAAAAAAAATCATAGAGGAGGATTACCTAGAATTCCAAAGGAGAATAGGAACCCCTATTATGTCTTAA
- the hflX gene encoding GTPase HflX — protein sequence MRNAKCIAFFVVEDKLNIPENKLEDRLSEIRSLINTLGWKAYEVASIKVKRLDPAFYITRGKVEYIKLLPYLSEVDYIIFYNDLSPVHIRNLENELGRKVLTKVDLVLMIFKEHAVSMEAKLQVELASLMVELPRLYGIGKGMEQIKGGIGLRGPGERRTEVMKRHIKEKIRVLKSRIEEIKKHRRNQLKLRRGIFNISIVGYTNSGKSTLMNYLTKAGVLEEDKLFSTLDTKTKKLYIDGFIMTITDTVGFIEDVPPQLVEAFYSTLEVVKVSDLLLHVVDINSDFIDDKIASVNNILKTIFKTDGTEVPESLYVFNKIDLLKDVGVIRELEEKYPNSVFISAKEGINIRGLRRRLVEIVGSISKCRV from the coding sequence GTGAGGAATGCTAAGTGTATAGCCTTCTTTGTAGTTGAAGATAAACTAAACATACCTGAAAACAAATTGGAAGACAGATTAAGTGAGATAAGAAGTCTCATCAATACACTTGGTTGGAAGGCCTACGAAGTAGCAAGTATAAAAGTTAAGCGACTGGATCCTGCGTTCTACATAACTAGAGGAAAGGTTGAGTATATTAAACTATTACCATACCTTTCAGAGGTTGATTACATTATCTTTTACAATGATCTGTCACCTGTTCATATAAGAAATCTTGAGAACGAACTAGGAAGGAAAGTTTTAACGAAAGTTGATCTAGTGCTTATGATATTTAAAGAGCATGCTGTGAGTATGGAGGCTAAACTACAGGTTGAACTTGCATCGCTTATGGTTGAACTACCTAGGTTGTATGGTATAGGTAAAGGTATGGAACAGATCAAGGGAGGTATTGGATTGAGAGGACCTGGTGAAAGAAGAACAGAGGTTATGAAGAGGCACATAAAAGAGAAGATAAGAGTACTCAAGTCAAGAATAGAGGAGATAAAAAAACATAGGCGTAACCAACTCAAATTGCGAAGAGGTATATTCAATATTTCAATAGTTGGCTATACGAATAGTGGTAAATCAACACTTATGAACTACCTTACTAAGGCAGGTGTTTTGGAGGAGGATAAACTTTTTTCAACACTGGACACGAAAACTAAAAAACTATACATAGATGGTTTTATTATGACGATAACTGATACTGTAGGGTTTATTGAAGATGTTCCTCCGCAACTTGTTGAGGCATTTTACTCAACGCTAGAAGTTGTCAAGGTCTCGGATTTACTTTTACATGTCGTTGATATTAATTCCGATTTCATTGATGATAAGATAGCATCTGTGAATAATATTTTAAAGACTATATTCAAAACAGATGGAACTGAAGTTCCAGAATCACTCTATGTTTTTAACAAGATTGACTTGCTAAAGGATGTAGGTGTTATCAGAGAACTGGAAGAGAAGTATCCAAATTCAGTGTTTATATCTGCAAAGGAAGGAATAAATATTAGGGGATTAAGAAGAAGGTTGGTTGAGATTGTTGGAAGTATCAGCAAATGTAGAGTTTGA
- a CDS encoding class II fumarate hydratase, with the protein MRENSEFRIEKDTIGEIKVPKDAYWGAQTQRAIENFRISHYKMPIEIIKAIAIIKYASAETNRELGLLDSNFSEYIKIASEEIIYSEDDKNFPVDIFQTGSGTSTNMNVNEVISTRANELLTGVKNTIHPIHPNDHVNKGQSSNDVIPSAIRIAASVLLDTELIPKLEVLRESISNKSKQFRNVVKTGRTHLMDAVPISFGQEFSGWERQIENGIERLKSSYPRLLELPIGGTAVGTGINTHPKFSELVVKVISEKTGIQFMVAKNKFEGIASMDIASEVSGHLKTIASSLMKIANDIRLMNSGPNAGIGEITIPTLQPGSSIMPGKVNPVIPEAVRMVCARVIGNDTTITISSSLGEFELNTMLPIIGFTLVESIKLLSNASYLLAKKVIDGIKINRERVQKMIESNNMVITLLSPILGYEKSAELYKKAVEQNKSIREVVIESELIEPQKLDEILDFRKMISNHD; encoded by the coding sequence ATGAGAGAGAATAGTGAATTTAGAATTGAAAAGGATACAATAGGTGAGATTAAAGTACCGAAAGATGCTTACTGGGGGGCTCAAACTCAAAGAGCAATTGAAAACTTCAGAATAAGTCACTACAAAATGCCGATTGAGATAATCAAAGCAATAGCTATTATCAAGTATGCTTCAGCGGAGACAAATAGAGAGTTAGGCTTGCTTGATTCAAATTTTTCGGAATATATAAAGATTGCTTCAGAAGAGATAATATATTCTGAAGACGATAAGAACTTTCCTGTTGATATCTTTCAAACTGGTAGTGGAACTTCTACAAATATGAATGTCAATGAAGTTATATCAACAAGAGCGAATGAACTTCTCACAGGAGTAAAAAACACAATACATCCAATACATCCAAACGACCATGTCAATAAAGGTCAGTCTTCCAATGATGTAATACCTTCTGCGATAAGGATAGCAGCATCTGTTCTTCTTGATACAGAACTTATACCAAAACTTGAGGTCTTAAGAGAGTCAATATCAAACAAGTCAAAACAGTTTAGGAATGTTGTTAAGACTGGTAGAACGCATCTGATGGATGCAGTGCCAATATCTTTTGGACAGGAATTTTCAGGATGGGAGAGACAGATAGAAAATGGTATTGAAAGGCTAAAATCATCCTATCCCCGGCTACTTGAACTTCCGATAGGTGGAACTGCAGTTGGAACAGGTATAAACACTCATCCAAAGTTTTCTGAACTTGTTGTAAAAGTAATATCTGAAAAAACAGGTATCCAGTTTATGGTTGCAAAAAACAAGTTTGAAGGAATCGCCAGTATGGACATAGCAAGCGAGGTTTCAGGTCATCTCAAAACAATCGCTAGTAGCCTTATGAAGATAGCAAACGATATAAGACTTATGAATAGCGGTCCGAATGCAGGAATAGGAGAGATCACTATTCCTACACTACAGCCCGGATCCTCTATAATGCCTGGCAAAGTAAATCCTGTCATTCCAGAAGCAGTTAGAATGGTGTGTGCTAGAGTTATAGGTAATGATACTACCATCACTATCTCTTCTTCTCTCGGTGAGTTTGAACTCAACACAATGCTACCAATAATAGGTTTTACCCTCGTTGAGTCAATCAAATTACTCTCAAACGCATCTTACCTTCTTGCAAAGAAGGTTATTGACGGGATAAAGATAAACAGAGAGAGAGTTCAGAAAATGATAGAGTCCAACAATATGGTAATCACTCTCCTTTCACCTATACTAGGATACGAAAAATCGGCAGAGTTATACAAAAAAGCGGTCGAACAGAACAAAAGTATAAGAGAAGTCGTGATTGAAAGTGAGTTAATAGAGCCTCAAAAACTTGATGAGATACTGGACTTTCGTAAGATGATTTCTAATCATGATTGA
- a CDS encoding NfeD family protein, with protein MKDFLIVGYIIAMNNNAITNITNQITNQLTNTTLPLPVVGVGTPGLEYWIWASIGTLLFVLELFVPGAIFFWLGLSAMFVSVLTLLFLKTLEMQIIAWLGLSVIMIVSYFAYRKKSASGKVQSQDPIFKYVGMKGDVIQTITQTKIGKVRLDMPINGILDWNAISEDPNITIEVGERVEVVGIDGIKLIVRKVQS; from the coding sequence TTGAAAGATTTTTTGATAGTTGGTTATATTATTGCTATGAACAATAATGCTATCACAAACATTACAAATCAGATTACCAACCAGCTTACAAATACGACTCTACCACTTCCTGTTGTAGGAGTTGGAACACCGGGACTTGAATACTGGATTTGGGCGTCAATAGGTACTCTGCTTTTCGTCCTGGAACTCTTTGTGCCGGGGGCTATATTCTTTTGGCTTGGTCTTTCTGCGATGTTTGTTTCAGTCCTTACGCTTCTATTTCTCAAAACACTTGAGATGCAAATAATTGCGTGGTTAGGTCTTTCTGTGATTATGATAGTGTCTTATTTCGCTTACAGAAAGAAAAGTGCTTCTGGAAAAGTTCAAAGCCAAGATCCTATATTCAAGTATGTAGGTATGAAAGGTGATGTTATTCAAACTATCACTCAAACCAAAATAGGTAAGGTAAGGTTGGATATGCCGATAAATGGCATACTTGATTGGAATGCTATTTCAGAAGATCCTAATATTACGATTGAAGTAGGGGAAAGAGTTGAGGTTGTTGGAATTGACGGAATAAAACTTATAGTAAGAAAGGTTCAATCATGA
- the aspS gene encoding aspartate--tRNA ligase, which yields MKSEWIRTDYCGEITEKYVNKEVVVNGWVKTVRDHGGLTFVDLRDIRGVVQVVFNPEVDKKLHERARELRDEFVLAVKGIVRKRPEESINPNIKTGTVEIWASDFEILNTSETPPIPFDEPQIVSEEKRLKYRYLDLRSEMMKENIIKRHLITQTARNYLNSKNFLEIETPMLIRSTPEGARDFVVPSRLNRGKFYALPQSPQIFKQILMVAGFDRYYQIARCFRDEDLRADRQPEFTQIDLEMSFVDMNTVMDTVEGMIKEILFRVYGIEFKDKFPVLSYEEAMNRFGSDKPDLRFGMEIVDITDIAKNTEFKVFRDAVENGGVIKCIVVERGDEVSRSEVDFLREWVTEFGAKGVAWFRVKNGDLDSNLTKFFSEEVRKQIISKTSAKEGSLLLIVADKWDISTRTLGQIRLRMANKLNLIKDEFKFCWVINFPLFEWNDEESRLDPLHHPFTAPVYEDIPLLDTDPLKVRAQSYDIILNGTEIGGGSIRIYNQDLQRKIFKLIGLSEEEASEKFGFLLEAFKYGAPPHGGLAIGLDRLVAILQRMDSIRDVIAFPKTQKAFCPLSNAPSEIEKRQLKELGIKIEEE from the coding sequence ATGAAGAGTGAGTGGATTAGAACTGACTACTGCGGCGAGATAACCGAAAAGTATGTTAATAAGGAAGTTGTTGTAAATGGTTGGGTTAAGACTGTGAGGGACCACGGAGGGCTTACCTTCGTTGATTTGAGGGATATAAGAGGTGTTGTTCAAGTTGTCTTTAATCCTGAAGTTGATAAAAAACTTCACGAGAGAGCAAGGGAACTACGGGATGAGTTTGTTTTAGCAGTCAAAGGAATTGTTAGAAAGAGACCAGAGGAGAGTATAAACCCTAATATTAAAACAGGAACTGTTGAGATTTGGGCTAGTGATTTTGAAATCTTAAACACTTCAGAAACACCACCTATACCTTTTGATGAACCTCAAATTGTGTCTGAAGAAAAGAGGCTAAAGTATAGGTATTTAGACTTAAGGTCGGAGATGATGAAGGAAAATATCATTAAGCGACACTTGATAACCCAAACTGCAAGAAACTATCTAAACTCAAAGAACTTTCTGGAGATAGAGACACCAATGCTTATAAGATCAACTCCTGAAGGAGCGAGGGACTTCGTTGTTCCAAGTAGGTTAAACCGAGGTAAGTTTTATGCTTTACCACAGTCTCCACAGATATTCAAGCAGATACTTATGGTTGCAGGATTTGATAGGTATTATCAGATTGCAAGATGCTTTAGAGACGAGGATTTGAGAGCAGATAGACAGCCAGAATTCACACAGATTGACCTTGAAATGTCTTTCGTTGATATGAACACTGTTATGGATACAGTTGAGGGAATGATTAAAGAAATACTGTTTAGAGTTTATGGAATTGAGTTTAAAGACAAGTTCCCTGTGCTATCCTATGAAGAAGCTATGAATAGGTTTGGGTCTGATAAACCTGACTTGAGATTTGGTATGGAGATTGTGGATATAACGGATATTGCGAAGAACACTGAATTTAAGGTTTTTAGAGATGCTGTTGAGAATGGTGGTGTGATAAAATGTATAGTAGTTGAGAGAGGTGATGAAGTATCAAGAAGTGAGGTTGACTTTCTTAGGGAGTGGGTTACGGAGTTTGGTGCGAAGGGAGTTGCCTGGTTCAGAGTTAAAAATGGGGACCTTGACTCAAACCTTACAAAATTCTTCTCTGAAGAAGTAAGAAAACAAATCATATCAAAAACCTCTGCGAAGGAAGGTTCATTACTTCTTATCGTAGCAGACAAGTGGGATATCTCAACTAGAACTTTGGGACAAATAAGACTCAGAATGGCTAATAAGCTGAACTTGATAAAAGATGAATTCAAGTTCTGCTGGGTTATTAATTTCCCTCTATTTGAATGGAACGATGAGGAGAGTAGGTTAGACCCGCTACACCATCCTTTCACCGCTCCGGTTTATGAAGATATACCTTTGCTTGATACTGATCCACTTAAGGTAAGAGCTCAAAGTTATGATATAATCCTAAATGGAACAGAGATAGGTGGTGGTAGTATAAGAATATATAACCAAGATTTACAGAGAAAGATATTCAAACTAATAGGTCTTTCAGAAGAGGAAGCAAGTGAGAAGTTTGGTTTTCTACTTGAAGCGTTTAAGTACGGTGCTCCACCTCACGGTGGGCTTGCAATAGGACTTGATAGGTTAGTTGCGATACTACAACGGATGGATAGCATAAGGGATGTTATAGCTTTTCCAAAAACACAAAAGGCATTCTGTCCGTTAAGTAATGCTCCTTCAGAGATTGAAAAGAGACAACTCAAAGAGTTGGGAATAAAAATTGAAGAAGAATAA
- a CDS encoding M23 family metallopeptidase — translation MKKVLVIIFWLFLYNIYGIEIFLYPTNHLARKGETIGLVVRETEENKVVSVSLEDSFNYNIYRVDNNIVYSIIGIPHTIATNFNIVLTLSNTISNNIWYELINFNVSYDVLSYAKRKPKDIKDFNIYNDLNFKTNRFRLNTNYTGRISLFVVPIPGEIGDGYGVNRSRGGTLYGRIHLGIDILRERGAKVYSTSDGVVAITSYDRKAGNYVVVDHGYGVASVYMHLSKINVRKGQFVDTNTVIGLVGSTGRSVGPHLHFGISVNNVYVDPIIFFERDYTVQSIISNGMRIILSNSTFADTSNNLNQPSS, via the coding sequence ATGAAGAAGGTTTTAGTTATAATTTTTTGGTTATTTCTTTACAATATTTATGGAATTGAGATCTTTCTTTATCCTACAAACCATCTGGCTAGGAAGGGCGAAACTATAGGCTTAGTAGTCCGAGAAACAGAAGAGAACAAAGTTGTATCTGTATCTCTGGAAGATAGTTTCAACTATAACATCTACAGAGTAGATAACAACATTGTTTATTCCATCATAGGAATACCTCATACAATTGCAACCAACTTTAATATTGTTCTTACCTTAAGTAATACTATCAGCAATAATATCTGGTATGAATTGATAAACTTTAATGTTTCTTACGATGTTCTATCCTACGCTAAAAGAAAACCAAAAGATATAAAAGATTTTAATATCTATAATGATTTGAACTTCAAAACAAACAGATTTAGATTAAACACCAATTACACCGGTAGAATAAGCCTATTTGTAGTTCCTATACCTGGCGAAATAGGAGATGGGTATGGAGTGAATAGGTCAAGAGGTGGAACACTCTACGGCAGAATACACTTAGGGATAGACATACTGAGAGAACGAGGAGCAAAAGTCTATTCCACATCAGATGGTGTTGTTGCTATCACTTCATACGATAGAAAAGCAGGTAATTATGTTGTCGTTGATCACGGCTACGGTGTAGCTTCAGTGTATATGCACTTGAGTAAGATAAATGTCAGAAAAGGTCAATTCGTGGATACTAATACAGTCATAGGTTTAGTAGGTTCCACTGGTAGGTCTGTAGGTCCTCACTTACACTTCGGAATATCAGTGAATAATGTATATGTTGATCCAATTATATTCTTTGAGAGAGACTATACTGTCCAAAGCATCATATCAAATGGTATGAGAATAATACTATCAAACTCTACATTTGCTGATACTTCCAACAATCTCAACCAACCTTCTTCTTAA
- the leuD gene encoding 3-isopropylmalate dehydratase small subunit — MVVRGKVWKYGDNIDTDKIIPARYLNTTDPKELAKHCLEDEDPTFVSKVQPGDIIVAGKNFGSGSSREHAVISIKAVGVSAVVAKSFAGIFFRNSINRALPIIEAPEAVDSTDTGDVLEIDLEGGVVRNLTKNKEFRIKPFPQFLFEIFNHGGIMNYAKARIEQKKQEKRGG, encoded by the coding sequence ATGGTTGTGAGAGGTAAGGTTTGGAAGTATGGAGATAATATTGATACTGATAAGATAATACCCGCAAGGTATCTCAATACAACAGATCCGAAGGAACTTGCAAAACACTGTCTTGAGGATGAAGACCCAACGTTCGTATCAAAAGTTCAGCCTGGCGATATTATAGTTGCTGGTAAGAACTTTGGTTCTGGGTCGTCAAGAGAACATGCTGTTATATCCATAAAAGCAGTAGGTGTGAGTGCAGTAGTAGCGAAGTCTTTTGCTGGAATATTCTTTAGGAATTCAATAAACAGAGCACTACCTATCATAGAAGCACCTGAAGCAGTTGATAGCACGGATACTGGCGATGTTTTGGAAATAGACCTTGAAGGTGGAGTCGTTAGAAACTTAACGAAGAATAAGGAGTTTAGGATAAAACCATTCCCTCAGTTTCTATTTGAAATATTCAACCATGGTGGAATAATGAATTATGCTAAAGCAAGGATAGAGCAGAAGAAACAGGAAAAGAGGGGCGGTTAG
- the proC gene encoding pyrroline-5-carboxylate reductase produces MKRVGFIGFGNMGSALARGIVSKGITSKENICVYDKLSSKLDEARSLGFIVKDREIDVFNSSDIVFLAVKPKDLESSLEGVSNAIRDSHETYRRSLKDKVLVSILAGVRIEKIVKVLGFEMPIVRVMPNTPALVGEGAYGIFFPEGVSEEYRKIVVSIFDSLGRGIVVENEELMDVITGLSGSGPAYVFVVIQALADGGVRMGLSRKDAMLLASQTVLGSAKMVIENIGKIHPEELKDMVMSPAGTTAEGLKVLEENRIRFAFIKAVGEATKKSRELSK; encoded by the coding sequence ATGAAAAGAGTAGGTTTTATAGGTTTCGGTAATATGGGTAGTGCTTTGGCGAGGGGTATTGTCTCAAAAGGTATTACTTCCAAAGAAAATATATGTGTGTATGATAAACTATCTTCAAAGTTAGATGAAGCTAGGAGTTTAGGGTTTATCGTAAAGGATAGAGAGATAGATGTTTTTAACTCGTCTGATATAGTGTTTTTGGCAGTTAAGCCGAAAGATTTAGAGTCTTCGCTTGAAGGTGTATCTAATGCCATAAGGGACTCTCATGAAACATATAGAAGGAGTTTGAAAGACAAGGTTTTGGTATCTATTCTTGCCGGTGTTAGGATTGAGAAGATAGTTAAGGTTCTTGGTTTTGAAATGCCGATTGTTAGAGTTATGCCTAATACTCCTGCTTTGGTAGGGGAGGGGGCTTACGGAATTTTCTTTCCAGAAGGAGTTTCAGAAGAGTATAGAAAAATTGTAGTCTCCATTTTTGATTCGCTTGGTAGGGGAATAGTCGTTGAGAATGAGGAGCTTATGGATGTGATAACTGGTCTTTCGGGAAGTGGTCCTGCTTATGTCTTTGTTGTTATACAGGCTTTGGCAGATGGTGGGGTTAGAATGGGCTTGAGTAGGAAGGATGCTATGCTTCTTGCTTCACAAACGGTTCTAGGGAGTGCTAAAATGGTTATAGAAAATATCGGCAAGATACACCCAGAGGAACTCAAGGATATGGTTATGTCGCCGGCTGGTACTACCGCAGAAGGGCTTAAGGTTCTTGAAGAGAACAGGATTAGATTTGCGTTTATCAAAGCAGTCGGGGAAGCAACGAAAAAGTCAAGAGAGTTGTCAAAATGA